A window of the Streptomyces sp. NBC_01351 genome harbors these coding sequences:
- a CDS encoding siderophore-interacting protein, producing MTATASEAAEAAEAVPAAAHFRFFEFEVLRTRRLGHSFLRVTFGGESLKDFRSGGFDQSLSLFLPPEGQEHTVLPSTDEDSWFGAWRGMPDEERPVMRSYTVREQRRAAEGADADELDIDFVLHGDTSPASRWAGRAVTGRRIMAIGPAVAENKSVRFQPPATADAIWMYADETALPAAAAILERLPDGTAVRAWFEVPHEDDRLALSAPAGAEITWIVSEGDGREQVLSALRSDESSASAAEAPYVWLAGEAGTVRATRRHFVQERSVDRRSVRFTGYWRLGASEEQLLAEAYAGKAPSEDPTSDL from the coding sequence ATGACCGCCACCGCGTCCGAAGCAGCCGAGGCAGCAGAAGCCGTCCCGGCCGCCGCGCACTTCCGCTTCTTCGAGTTCGAAGTGCTGCGCACCCGCCGCCTCGGCCACTCGTTCCTGCGCGTCACGTTCGGCGGTGAGTCCCTCAAGGACTTCCGCTCGGGCGGCTTCGACCAGAGCCTCTCGCTCTTCCTGCCGCCCGAGGGCCAGGAGCACACCGTGCTCCCGTCCACGGACGAGGACAGCTGGTTCGGCGCCTGGCGCGGGATGCCGGACGAGGAACGTCCGGTCATGCGGTCGTACACGGTGCGCGAGCAGCGCCGTGCGGCCGAGGGGGCCGATGCCGACGAGCTCGACATCGACTTCGTCCTCCACGGAGACACTTCCCCGGCCTCGCGCTGGGCCGGGCGGGCCGTGACCGGCCGCCGGATCATGGCGATCGGCCCGGCCGTCGCGGAGAACAAGTCGGTACGGTTCCAGCCGCCGGCGACCGCCGACGCCATCTGGATGTACGCGGACGAGACGGCCCTGCCGGCCGCTGCCGCGATCCTGGAGCGGCTGCCGGACGGGACCGCGGTGCGGGCCTGGTTCGAAGTGCCGCACGAGGACGACCGGCTCGCGCTCTCGGCGCCCGCCGGGGCGGAGATCACCTGGATCGTGAGCGAGGGCGACGGCCGCGAGCAGGTGCTGAGCGCGCTGCGCTCGGACGAATCGTCCGCCTCCGCCGCCGAAGCCCCGTACGTCTGGCTGGCGGGCGAGGCGGGCACCGTGCGCGCGACGCGCCGCCACTTCGTGCAGGAACGATCCGTCGACCGCCGCTCGGTGCGTTTCACCGGCTACTGGCGGCTCGGCGCGAGCGAGGAGCAGCTCCTCGCCGAGGCGTACGCGGGCAAGGCTCCGAGCGAGGACCCGACGTCCGACCTGTAG
- a CDS encoding ABC transporter substrate-binding protein — protein sequence MPKSRTSPFTRRGIIAAGGALGLVAALAACGGTDSAKKGDGGSDKSSAASGAWSFKDDLGKEVSTKSKPKNIVAFTGTAAALYDYGVPVKGVFGPTKTADGKADVQAGSMDISKVEILGNVYDEFNVEKYAALQPDLLVTNTWDGTYWYVPEASKDKILQLAPAAAISVGGDATLDKALERTAELAKSLGADMNAKNTVDAKARFEAAAAKLREATKANPGVKVLVGSGSADLFYVSTPDTSADLKYFKSLGVEFVTPEKLDEGGFFESLSWENAGKYKADVVLLDNRTGTLQPEELKAKATWAELPAVKAGQITPRVTEPIFSYAKCAQILEDLAKSIQNAKKVS from the coding sequence ATGCCCAAGTCCCGAACCTCCCCCTTCACCCGTCGCGGAATCATCGCGGCCGGCGGCGCCCTCGGCCTGGTCGCGGCGCTCGCCGCGTGCGGTGGCACCGACTCGGCGAAGAAGGGTGACGGCGGCTCGGACAAGAGCTCCGCGGCCTCGGGCGCCTGGTCGTTCAAGGACGACCTCGGCAAGGAGGTCAGCACCAAGTCGAAGCCGAAGAACATCGTCGCGTTCACCGGCACCGCCGCCGCGCTGTACGACTACGGCGTCCCGGTCAAGGGCGTCTTCGGCCCGACCAAGACCGCCGACGGCAAGGCCGACGTCCAGGCCGGCTCGATGGACATCTCGAAGGTGGAGATCCTCGGCAACGTCTACGACGAGTTCAACGTCGAGAAGTACGCGGCCCTCCAGCCCGACCTGCTGGTCACCAACACGTGGGACGGCACCTACTGGTACGTGCCGGAGGCCTCCAAGGACAAGATCCTGCAGCTGGCCCCCGCCGCCGCCATCTCCGTGGGCGGCGACGCCACCCTCGACAAGGCGCTGGAGCGCACCGCGGAGCTCGCCAAGTCCCTCGGCGCGGACATGAACGCCAAGAACACCGTCGACGCCAAGGCCCGCTTCGAGGCCGCCGCCGCGAAGCTGCGCGAGGCCACCAAGGCCAACCCGGGCGTCAAGGTGCTCGTGGGCTCCGGCTCCGCCGACCTGTTCTACGTCTCCACCCCGGACACCTCGGCCGACCTGAAGTACTTCAAGTCCCTCGGCGTCGAGTTCGTCACCCCGGAGAAGCTGGACGAGGGCGGCTTCTTCGAGAGCCTCAGCTGGGAGAACGCCGGCAAGTACAAGGCCGACGTCGTCCTGCTCGACAACCGCACCGGCACCCTGCAGCCGGAGGAGCTGAAGGCGAAGGCCACCTGGGCCGAGCTGCCCGCCGTCAAGGCCGGCCAGATCACCCCGCGCGTGACCGAGCCGATCTTCTCGTACGCCAAGTGCGCGCAGATCCTGGAGGACCTCGCGAAGTCCATCCAGAACGCCAAGAAGGTCAGCTGA